In Solea solea chromosome 17 unlocalized genomic scaffold, fSolSol10.1 SUPER_17_unloc_1, whole genome shotgun sequence, the following are encoded in one genomic region:
- the LOC131449260 gene encoding neoverrucotoxin subunit beta-like, with protein MDHAGEQRLKPGVRKYSCELELDTNTMHRKLILSDDNRKMTFVTEDQSYPDHPDRFKFCPQLLCRPGLTGRCYWEVEWRGRVNISLSYSGIKRKGISSDCLFGRNDQSWSLFCSDDDGHFLLHCGTQTPIMSSVSHRVSVYVDCPAGTLSFYSVSSDSLIHLHTFRTTFTEPVYPGFWVCRGSSVSLCPL; from the exons atggaccatgctggagagcagaggttaaaacctggtgtcaggaagt attcatgtgaactggaactggacacaaacacaatgcacaGAAAACTCATactgtctgacgacaacaggaaaATGACCTTTGTGACAGAAGatcagtcgtatcctgatcatccagacagatttaagttctgtcctcagctgctgtgtagacctggtctgactggtcgctgttactgggaggtcgagtggagaggaagagttaatatatcactgagttacagcggaatcaagaggaaaggcatcagttctgactgtttgtttggacgtaatgatcagtcctggagtctgttctgctctgatgatgatggtcACTTTCTCCTTCACTGTGGGACACAAacacccatcatgtcctctgtctctcacagagtatcagtgtatgtggactgtcctgctgggactctgtccttctacagcgtctcctctgactcactgatccacctccacaccttcaggaccacattcactgaaccggtttatcctgggttcTGGGTCTGTCgtggttcctcagtgtctctgtgtcctctgtag